One genomic region from Campylobacter sp. RM5004 encodes:
- the guaA gene encoding glutamine-hydrolyzing GMP synthase: MEKADILVLDFGSQYTQLIARRLREQGVYTLILPFNISANEIKSYEPKGIILSGGPASVYANDAYFCDKEIFDLGLPILGICYGMQLMAHHFGAVVAPAGHKEYGKAKISVQEDSCLFKNLPKSQVVWMSHSDKVENLPAGFKTIAISENSPFCAYGNDEKKMYALQFHPEVQHSEFGKNILKNFAKYVCNCESVWNMGSFAKTQIEKIKEQVGDKKVLCAISGGVDSSVVAALLASAIKDQTILVFVDTGLLRKNEKEQVENMLKLKFGIELNTIDAREIFLTKLKGVTDPETKRKIIGNTFIEIFEDFAKKQEGVEFLAQGTLYTDIIESSVVGSSKTIKSHHNVGGLPEKMNLKLVEPLKEIFKDEVRLLGLELGLTKDLVYRHPFPGPGLAIRIMGEVNEESLNILKEADDIFIQELKANGYYDKTWQAFCVLLNVKSVGVMGDNRTYDNAIALRAVDASDGMTATFSHLPYELLENVSRRIINEVNGINRVVYDISSKPPATIEWE; this comes from the coding sequence ATGGAAAAAGCAGATATTTTAGTGCTTGACTTTGGGTCGCAATACACCCAATTAATTGCCAGAAGGCTAAGAGAACAAGGAGTTTATACTCTAATTTTACCTTTTAATATTAGTGCAAATGAAATTAAAAGCTATGAGCCTAAAGGTATTATTTTAAGCGGTGGTCCTGCTAGCGTTTATGCAAACGATGCTTATTTTTGCGATAAAGAAATTTTTGATTTAGGATTACCGATTTTAGGAATTTGCTATGGAATGCAATTGATGGCTCATCATTTTGGAGCAGTTGTTGCACCTGCAGGCCATAAAGAATATGGTAAAGCTAAGATTAGTGTTCAAGAAGATAGTTGTTTATTTAAAAACTTACCAAAATCACAAGTAGTGTGGATGAGCCATTCTGATAAGGTTGAGAATTTACCTGCTGGATTTAAAACAATAGCAATTAGTGAAAATAGCCCATTTTGTGCTTATGGAAATGATGAGAAAAAAATGTATGCACTACAATTTCACCCAGAAGTGCAACATAGTGAATTTGGTAAAAATATCCTTAAAAATTTTGCAAAATATGTATGTAATTGCGAAAGCGTTTGGAATATGGGTTCATTTGCTAAAACACAAATTGAAAAGATTAAAGAGCAAGTTGGAGATAAAAAAGTTCTTTGTGCAATTAGTGGTGGTGTAGATAGTAGCGTTGTTGCTGCGCTTTTAGCAAGTGCTATAAAAGATCAAACTATCTTAGTTTTCGTAGATACTGGACTACTTAGAAAGAATGAAAAAGAGCAAGTAGAAAATATGCTTAAATTAAAGTTCGGTATAGAACTTAATACTATTGATGCTAGAGAAATCTTTTTGACAAAATTAAAAGGTGTAACAGATCCAGAAACTAAGCGTAAAATTATCGGAAATACTTTCATTGAAATATTTGAAGATTTTGCAAAAAAACAAGAAGGCGTTGAGTTTTTAGCACAAGGAACTTTATATACTGATATTATTGAAAGTAGCGTTGTAGGTAGCTCAAAAACAATTAAAAGCCATCACAATGTAGGCGGCTTACCAGAAAAAATGAATTTAAAATTAGTTGAGCCTTTAAAAGAAATATTCAAAGACGAAGTAAGATTACTTGGACTTGAACTAGGTCTTACTAAAGATTTAGTATATCGTCATCCTTTCCCAGGTCCAGGTCTAGCGATTAGAATTATGGGTGAAGTAAATGAAGAAAGCTTAAATATTTTAAAAGAAGCTGATGATATTTTCATTCAAGAACTTAAAGCTAATGGCTATTATGATAAAACATGGCAAGCATTCTGCGTATTATTAAATGTAAAGAGCGTTGGAGTTATGGGAGATAATAGAACCTATGATAATGCAATAGCTCTAAGAGCAGTAGATGCAAGCGATGGAATGACAGCAACATTCTCGCATCTACCTTATGAATTACTTGAAAACGTAAGTAGAAGAATCATAAATGAAGTTAATGGAATTAATAGAGTAGTTTATGATATTTCAAGTAAGCCACCTGCAACTATTGAGTGGGAATAA
- the nhaD gene encoding sodium:proton antiporter NhaD, protein MEITFSWAGILCLVIFIIGYYFIAAEDKYHINKTKPAIFIGTLMFIILGMFLAINGKSTEPLEEEVKALIEEIAEIVFFLMVAMTYIEALIERNVFNTLKYKLVTKGYTYRKLFWLTGLLAFFISPVADNLTTALILSTVLLTIDSEKKEFLVPGAINIVVAANAGGAWSPFGDITTLMVWTAGKSPFIDFFALFPASFIGWWLTAFLLSRYVPNVKPNFDTKSMEVECIKEGGKAIILLGALTIASAVLMHSLFGLPAMWGMMFGLSLLSIYTYRFNVSRGKKDINIFHYMTKIEMDTLLFFFGILAAVGALHFAGWLAYASKLYDIAGVTTTNIGVGLLSAVVDNVPVMSAVLKANPNMNIDDWLLVTLTAGIGGSLISFGSAAGVGVMGKMRGIYTFGSHMKYAWTILLGYILSIIIWWLQFEYFDLY, encoded by the coding sequence ATGGAAATCACATTTTCATGGGCGGGAATTTTATGTTTGGTGATATTTATCATCGGTTATTATTTTATAGCAGCTGAGGATAAATATCATATAAACAAAACAAAACCTGCAATATTTATCGGAACTTTAATGTTTATTATTTTAGGTATGTTTTTAGCAATTAACGGCAAAAGCACCGAGCCTTTAGAAGAAGAAGTAAAGGCTTTGATTGAAGAAATTGCTGAAATTGTATTTTTCTTAATGGTTGCTATGACTTATATTGAGGCATTGATTGAGCGAAATGTATTCAATACATTAAAATATAAACTAGTTACTAAAGGCTATACTTATAGAAAATTGTTTTGGCTTACAGGTCTTTTAGCATTTTTCATCTCTCCAGTAGCTGATAATCTAACAACAGCTTTAATTCTTTCTACCGTTTTACTAACAATTGATAGCGAGAAAAAAGAGTTTTTGGTTCCTGGGGCAATAAATATAGTTGTAGCTGCTAATGCAGGTGGTGCTTGGAGCCCATTTGGAGATATTACAACTCTTATGGTTTGGACAGCTGGTAAGAGCCCTTTTATTGATTTCTTTGCTTTATTTCCTGCTAGTTTTATTGGTTGGTGGCTTACTGCATTTTTACTAAGTCGTTATGTGCCTAATGTTAAGCCTAATTTTGATACTAAATCAATGGAAGTTGAATGTATTAAAGAAGGTGGTAAGGCTATTATTTTATTAGGGGCTTTAACAATTGCTAGTGCTGTTTTAATGCATTCATTATTTGGCTTACCTGCTATGTGGGGAATGATGTTTGGCTTATCATTATTAAGCATTTATACATACAGATTTAATGTATCTCGTGGTAAAAAAGATATAAATATTTTTCATTATATGACTAAAATTGAGATGGATACATTATTATTCTTCTTTGGTATTTTAGCAGCTGTTGGAGCATTACATTTTGCAGGATGGCTTGCGTATGCATCTAAGCTTTATGATATTGCTGGAGTTACTACTACAAATATCGGAGTAGGGCTTTTAAGCGCAGTTGTTGATAATGTGCCTGTTATGAGTGCAGTTCTTAAAGCAAATCCAAATATGAATATAGATGATTGGCTTTTAGTAACCTTAACTGCTGGAATAGGTGGCTCATTAATTAGCTTTGGCTCAGCAGCTGGAGTTGGTGTAATGGGTAAAATGCGTGGAATTTATACATTTGGATCACATATGAAATATGCTTGGACTATTTTGTTAGGTTATATTCTAAGTATTATTATTTGGTGGTTACAATTTGAGTATTTTGATTTATATTAG
- the uvrC gene encoding excinuclease ABC subunit UvrC has protein sequence MQKSNLLDKINSLPNESGVYRYYHNNTLLYVGKAKNLKKRVRSYFSFTPSLRANPKNSPRIIKLIEEANNLEYTQTSSELDALILENSLIKQMHPKYNILLRDDKTYPYICCDLKEDYPRFEITRKVKKDSLTKYYGPYASGAKDLLEALYLCYPLRQMKSCKKRCIFYDMSRCLAPCEFNVKLEYENILKQALQALKNPKQMLKTLNEKMFKYAENENYEEAAKIRDMINHIKNLNQEIEVDLAKDVCFDVFAVVSDNEFLSSTRLVINHGKVVSVINEKIINKEGDFLSQLLFANYKEGIIPNNIYIKEENENKELLSEYLSKLANHKVSIKIAKTNEVKKLIELAENNSLINIKKQENNLLFKLKSFFNLTNMPYVIEVFDNSHFQGEAIVGAMINYNLSSNEFNKQNYRRYNLTSNNDYEQMQEMLIRRINSFSELASPDLWIIDGGKALLDLANELLAQNEINVDVIAISKEKLNHLAHRAKGAARDKLYFKDKVYELKTNDEILQFIQKLRDEAHRFAITTHQNAKRKNDLKASKLEQLGISKANIIKLLKYYENYENIYKADFDEIAKVTNKNVASKISKNIK, from the coding sequence ATGCAAAAATCAAATCTATTAGACAAAATTAATTCTTTACCAAATGAATCAGGAGTTTATAGGTATTATCACAATAATACTTTGCTTTATGTAGGGAAGGCAAAAAATCTTAAAAAGCGTGTTAGAAGTTATTTTAGCTTTACGCCAAGCCTTAGAGCTAATCCTAAAAATTCTCCTAGAATTATAAAATTAATTGAAGAAGCAAATAATTTAGAATACACTCAAACAAGTAGTGAATTAGATGCTTTAATATTAGAAAATTCGCTAATAAAACAAATGCATCCAAAATATAATATTTTATTAAGAGATGATAAAACTTATCCTTATATTTGTTGTGATTTAAAAGAAGATTACCCTAGATTTGAAATCACAAGAAAGGTTAAAAAAGATTCTTTAACCAAATATTATGGACCTTATGCTAGTGGGGCAAAAGATTTATTAGAAGCTTTATATTTATGTTATCCCTTAAGACAAATGAAAAGCTGTAAAAAAAGATGTATTTTTTATGATATGTCAAGATGTTTAGCACCTTGCGAGTTTAATGTAAAGCTTGAATATGAAAATATTTTAAAACAAGCCTTACAAGCTTTAAAAAACCCAAAGCAAATGCTAAAAACTCTAAATGAAAAAATGTTTAAATACGCAGAAAACGAAAACTACGAAGAAGCAGCTAAGATAAGGGATATGATAAATCATATTAAGAATTTAAATCAGGAAATTGAAGTAGATTTAGCAAAAGATGTTTGCTTTGATGTCTTTGCAGTAGTTAGTGATAACGAGTTTTTATCAAGCACAAGGCTTGTGATTAATCATGGAAAAGTTGTAAGCGTAATTAATGAAAAAATCATAAATAAAGAAGGCGATTTTTTAAGTCAATTATTGTTTGCAAACTACAAAGAAGGAATAATTCCTAATAATATTTATATAAAAGAAGAAAATGAAAATAAAGAATTATTAAGCGAATATCTAAGCAAATTAGCAAATCATAAAGTTAGCATAAAAATAGCAAAAACAAATGAAGTTAAAAAGCTAATAGAATTAGCAGAAAATAACTCTTTAATAAATATTAAAAAACAAGAAAATAATTTATTGTTTAAATTAAAAAGCTTTTTTAATTTAACAAATATGCCTTATGTTATAGAAGTTTTTGACAATTCTCACTTTCAAGGAGAAGCTATTGTGGGTGCTATGATAAATTATAATTTATCAAGCAATGAATTTAATAAGCAAAATTATAGAAGATATAATCTTACAAGTAATAATGATTATGAACAAATGCAAGAAATGCTTATTAGAAGAATTAATTCTTTTAGCGAATTAGCAAGTCCTGATTTGTGGATAATTGATGGCGGAAAGGCTTTGCTTGATTTAGCAAATGAACTTCTAGCTCAAAATGAAATAAATGTAGATGTAATAGCAATTTCTAAAGAAAAATTAAATCATCTAGCACATAGAGCAAAAGGTGCGGCTCGTGATAAGCTGTATTTTAAAGATAAAGTATATGAGCTTAAAACAAATGATGAGATTTTACAATTTATTCAAAAACTAAGAGATGAAGCACATAGATTTGCAATCACTACTCATCAAAACGCAAAACGCAAAAATGATTTAAAAGCGTCAAAATTAGAACAACTTGGCATTTCAAAAGCAAATATTATTAAATTATTAAAATATTATGAAAATTATGAAAACATTTACAAGGCTGATTTTGATGAAATAGCAAAAGTTACAAATAAAAATGTAGCTTCTAAAATTAGTAAAAATATTAAATAA
- a CDS encoding ABC transporter permease — translation MTKYLLFKYIRFDKSMPFIMITKLLAFVGVALGVCVLIISMAVMNGMNKSFMDKLLTMNYPITLYPRSVLIDEDLINELSKDYKISPFIQTQAAIRFNSTMHGAVVFGVDFEKEKQINKILNIPNSEFKFQAILGNGLANRLGANKNDKLHLIFTDLSANAFSISPNIKSFYLGSTFHSGLNAYDNSYVYVDIKDLQKVLKNTDITGIHIDTNNPKEDISKLKAKYNDRYFFIGWWEQNGNILSAIDLEKKALFFILMMIVIIASLNIITSLFMIVLNRRSEIALLLALGASKKEVKNAFFAIGCFIGFVGIIFGCLLGFFGLWILDTFDIISLPADVYGSAKLPINLSLSDFLTITFGASIIVMLSSLYPAYKASKIDVLKTLRNE, via the coding sequence ATGACAAAATATTTATTATTTAAATACATTCGCTTTGATAAATCAATGCCTTTTATTATGATTACAAAGCTACTTGCTTTTGTTGGTGTTGCTCTTGGCGTTTGTGTTCTAATCATTTCTATGGCAGTAATGAACGGAATGAATAAGAGCTTTATGGATAAATTACTTACTATGAACTACCCTATTACTTTATATCCAAGAAGTGTTTTAATAGATGAAGATTTAATAAACGAGCTTAGTAAAGATTATAAAATAAGCCCATTTATTCAAACACAAGCAGCGATTAGATTTAATTCTACTATGCATGGTGCTGTTGTATTTGGGGTTGATTTTGAAAAAGAAAAGCAAATTAATAAGATTTTAAATATTCCTAATTCCGAATTCAAATTCCAAGCAATTTTAGGCAATGGTCTTGCAAATAGATTAGGAGCTAATAAAAACGATAAATTACACTTAATATTTACCGATTTAAGTGCTAATGCCTTTAGCATAAGTCCAAATATTAAGAGTTTTTATTTAGGTTCAACCTTTCATTCAGGCTTAAATGCTTATGATAATTCTTATGTTTATGTAGATATTAAAGACTTACAAAAAGTTTTAAAAAATACAGATATAACAGGTATTCATATAGATACAAATAATCCAAAAGAAGATATTTCAAAACTAAAAGCAAAATATAATGATAGATATTTTTTCATAGGTTGGTGGGAGCAAAACGGAAATATCTTAAGCGCAATTGATTTAGAGAAAAAAGCCTTATTTTTTATACTAATGATGATAGTAATAATTGCAAGTTTAAATATAATCACTTCTTTATTTATGATTGTTTTAAATAGAAGAAGTGAAATAGCCTTATTATTAGCCCTAGGTGCTAGCAAAAAAGAAGTAAAAAATGCCTTTTTTGCAATAGGTTGTTTTATAGGTTTTGTAGGCATTATCTTTGGCTGTTTATTAGGCTTTTTTGGACTTTGGATTTTAGATACATTTGATATTATTTCGCTTCCTGCTGATGTATATGGTAGTGCAAAATTACCTATAAATCTTAGCTTAAGTGATTTTTTAACAATCACTTTTGGAGCTAGTATTATAGTAATGCTTTCATCTTTATATCCAGCGTATAAAGCTAGTAAAATAGATGTATTAAAAACTTTAAGAAATGAATAA
- a CDS encoding AAA family ATPase: MNQSKYIIDLLKQGRNVFLTGGAGVGKSYTIDKIIKSNAFKTIVLASTALAAVNIGGDTVHRFFKLRLARNINELKTSKDDLQELYKSLSGIELIIIDEISMISSDVFDMIYSRLFGFSNIRLLIVGDFYQLEPVKSDGNYAFCSKYWQECNFKVIELITQHRMGDKEFYENLRSIRIGNITNNCIEYFKQYKIKDDINNYDDYTIICGTNEEAKNINIAKLKAINNKEYSFNASVKKNIEFDEELDNDFKQWLRAQPIEEEFVFKIGAKVIFTYNFDNYYNGMQGEIIAYDEKEKELKIRSNQYIYSVNPREFLYFSDPEIAASFRINPSLIDKKPDAILKAFPLKLSYAITIHKSQGMSIDKLICKCDKIFAQGQLYVALSRSSNPSNFKIIFNGSEKSYENLFRIKAKANLAVKQFYQFCDKEQI; this comes from the coding sequence ATGAATCAAAGTAAGTATATAATTGACTTATTAAAACAAGGAAGAAATGTATTTTTAACCGGTGGTGCAGGAGTTGGCAAATCTTATACCATAGATAAGATTATTAAAAGCAATGCTTTTAAGACAATAGTATTAGCTAGCACTGCACTTGCTGCTGTAAATATCGGCGGAGATACGGTTCATAGATTTTTTAAACTTCGCCTTGCAAGAAACATAAACGAGCTTAAAACTAGCAAAGATGACTTGCAAGAATTATATAAATCCTTATCAGGAATAGAATTAATCATCATTGATGAAATATCTATGATAAGTAGCGATGTATTTGATATGATTTATTCAAGACTTTTTGGATTTAGCAATATTAGATTATTAATAGTTGGAGATTTTTATCAGCTTGAGCCTGTTAAATCTGATGGCAATTATGCTTTTTGCTCAAAATACTGGCAAGAATGTAATTTCAAAGTAATTGAGCTAATTACTCAGCATAGAATGGGCGATAAAGAATTTTATGAAAATCTAAGAAGCATTAGAATAGGAAATATTACAAATAATTGCATTGAATATTTTAAGCAATACAAAATAAAAGATGATATAAATAACTATGATGATTATACGATAATTTGTGGCACAAACGAAGAAGCAAAAAATATCAATATAGCTAAGTTAAAAGCTATTAATAATAAAGAATATTCTTTTAATGCTAGTGTTAAGAAAAATATAGAATTTGATGAAGAATTAGATAATGATTTTAAGCAATGGCTAAGAGCTCAACCTATTGAAGAAGAATTTGTTTTTAAAATAGGTGCTAAGGTTATTTTTACATATAATTTTGATAATTATTACAACGGAATGCAAGGTGAGATAATCGCCTATGATGAAAAAGAAAAAGAGTTGAAAATTAGGTCTAATCAATATATTTATTCAGTAAATCCTAGAGAGTTTTTATACTTTAGCGATCCAGAAATTGCAGCTAGTTTTAGAATAAATCCTAGCTTAATTGATAAAAAGCCTGATGCGATTTTAAAAGCCTTTCCCCTAAAACTTTCATATGCAATAACAATTCACAAAAGCCAAGGAATGAGTATTGATAAATTAATTTGTAAATGTGATAAAATATTTGCTCAAGGACAGCTTTATGTAGCATTATCAAGAAGCTCAAATCCAAGTAATTTTAAAATAATTTTCAATGGTAGCGAAAAATCATACGAAAATCTATTTAGAATTAAGGCTAAGGCTAATTTAGCAGTAAAGCAGTTTTATCAATTTTGCGATAAGGAACAAATATGA
- a CDS encoding flagellar basal body-associated FliL family protein encodes MKKFVFSLVSVVAMAGSIEISNFETDLYSKSNGLKKINLSIKVIGDNIANEKDFIQDSLNMVISSYYYEDLFTELGKENLKKTIIKYAGKKYSVNIDDILIMNLKSKDSAEAIKEILKDANLL; translated from the coding sequence ATGAAAAAATTTGTTTTTAGTTTAGTAAGCGTTGTTGCTATGGCAGGAAGTATTGAAATAAGTAATTTTGAAACCGATTTATATTCTAAATCAAATGGCTTAAAGAAAATTAATTTAAGCATAAAAGTGATTGGCGATAATATAGCTAATGAAAAAGACTTCATACAAGATAGCTTAAATATGGTTATATCAAGTTATTATTATGAAGACTTATTTACAGAACTTGGTAAAGAAAATCTTAAAAAAACTATTATCAAATACGCAGGCAAAAAGTATTCAGTAAATATTGATGATATTTTAATAATGAATCTAAAAAGCAAAGATAGTGCCGAAGCTATAAAAGAAATACTAAAAGACGCTAATTTACTTTAA
- the mog gene encoding molybdopterin adenylyltransferase: MDIVKIGIITSSDRASAGVYEDISGEEIRKIMKEYLLNEIDFKYSLIPDEEKLIKNEIIKMADEFKCDLIFTTGGTGPAIRDVTPEATRKAIERELPGFGELMRASSLKIVPTAILSRQLAGIRGNSLVINLPGKPKAIRECIEPIFPAIPYCLDLIEAAYINESENAPKVFRPKAK; the protein is encoded by the coding sequence ATGGATATTGTAAAAATTGGAATAATTACTAGCTCAGATAGAGCAAGTGCAGGTGTGTATGAAGATATTAGTGGAGAAGAGATTAGAAAAATTATGAAAGAATATTTATTAAACGAAATAGATTTTAAATATTCGCTAATCCCTGATGAAGAAAAATTAATAAAAAATGAAATTATCAAAATGGCTGATGAGTTTAAATGCGATTTAATCTTTACAACAGGTGGCACAGGTCCTGCTATTAGAGATGTTACCCCAGAAGCTACAAGAAAGGCAATCGAGCGTGAATTACCAGGCTTTGGAGAATTAATGCGTGCAAGCTCACTTAAAATCGTTCCAACGGCAATTCTAAGCCGTCAATTAGCTGGAATTAGGGGTAATTCATTAGTGATTAATCTTCCAGGTAAGCCAAAAGCTATTCGTGAATGTATTGAACCAATCTTTCCTGCGATACCTTATTGCCTAGACTTAATTGAAGCAGCTTATATAAATGAAAGCGAAAACGCTCCAAAAGTCTTTAGGCCAAAGGCAAAATAA
- a CDS encoding AAA family ATPase, protein MTKQQPFTKKIKIIIVCIIAIIIALGVFSLTKKEQNISINEFSSLDLKNINNAYLYENMLYFSINNKDYKILANDEIIKKILNHTSIENKVEFDYSIILLLIMIGVFIYYLMYIRSLSTKQGSSSHPINNMLKPEFRFVIKTDSNFNDVIGQTKAKNELRKLSVLFKKNNSSFVKGVLLTGASGVGKTMLARALANECGVNFLYQSASSFNEIFVGLGAKRVRELFANAKKLAPCIVFIDEIDALGKQRGNALANDSENTLNELLTQIDGFSELKNVLIIAATNRADVLDNALLRRFDRKIHFTLPTYNDRLEFLKDLVAKDLISPDYNLDYLAFISRDFSGASFKSLENELRLKNKLSEDEIMLEILNIKHGISEDLHLNESERYIQAIYQAGKITMAKICDARLVYADLFHFEYFYPNENIKSFSEIKNEIKILLSGMLANEMFLGENYDNFAKDNEKIQKLSKFYMEFEIGILEEECKEFLKAYEIDIKQLADELTQKERIFFKDK, encoded by the coding sequence TTGACAAAACAACAGCCATTTACTAAAAAAATAAAAATTATTATCGTTTGTATTATCGCAATTATTATTGCTTTAGGCGTATTTTCTTTAACTAAAAAAGAGCAAAATATATCTATAAATGAGTTTTCAAGCTTAGATTTAAAAAATATAAATAATGCATATTTATATGAAAATATGCTTTATTTTTCTATAAATAATAAAGATTATAAAATACTAGCAAATGATGAAATTATCAAAAAAATCTTAAATCATACAAGCATAGAAAATAAAGTAGAGTTTGATTATTCAATAATCTTGCTTTTAATAATGATAGGTGTTTTTATATATTATCTAATGTATATTAGAAGTCTTAGCACAAAACAAGGCTCAAGCTCTCATCCTATTAATAATATGCTAAAGCCAGAATTTAGATTCGTAATTAAAACCGATAGCAATTTTAATGATGTAATAGGGCAAACAAAGGCAAAAAATGAGCTTAGAAAATTAAGTGTTTTATTTAAGAAAAATAATTCAAGTTTTGTTAAAGGAGTTTTGCTAACAGGAGCTAGCGGGGTTGGAAAAACTATGCTAGCAAGGGCTTTAGCTAATGAATGCGGAGTGAATTTTTTATATCAGAGTGCTAGTAGTTTTAATGAGATTTTTGTAGGACTTGGTGCAAAAAGGGTTAGAGAATTATTCGCAAATGCTAAAAAACTTGCACCTTGCATAGTATTTATTGATGAGATTGACGCACTTGGAAAACAGCGTGGAAATGCCTTAGCAAACGATAGTGAAAATACTTTAAATGAGTTATTAACTCAAATTGATGGTTTTAGCGAACTTAAAAATGTTTTAATAATAGCAGCTACAAATAGAGCTGATGTATTAGATAATGCCTTGCTTAGAAGATTTGATAGGAAAATTCACTTTACTCTACCTACTTATAACGATAGGCTAGAGTTTTTAAAGGATTTAGTGGCAAAAGATTTGATTAGCCCTGATTATAATTTAGATTATTTAGCTTTTATTTCAAGGGATTTTAGTGGGGCTAGTTTTAAGAGTTTAGAAAATGAATTAAGACTTAAAAATAAGCTTAGTGAAGATGAAATAATGCTTGAGATTTTAAATATAAAGCACGGAATTAGTGAAGATTTACATTTAAATGAGAGCGAAAGATACATTCAAGCAATCTATCAAGCAGGCAAAATCACAATGGCAAAGATTTGTGATGCTAGATTAGTTTATGCTGATTTATTTCATTTTGAATATTTTTATCCAAATGAAAATATAAAATCATTCTCAGAAATCAAAAACGAAATAAAAATTTTATTATCAGGAATGCTTGCTAATGAGATGTTTTTGGGTGAAAATTATGATAATTTCGCTAAAGATAATGAAAAAATCCAAAAATTAAGCAAATTTTACATGGAATTTGAAATAGGAATTTTAGAAGAAGAATGCAAAGAATTTTTAAAAGCTTATGAGATAGATATCAAGCAATTAGCAGATGAATTAACGCAAAAAGAAAGAATATTTTTTAAGGATAAATAA
- the mtaB gene encoding tRNA (N(6)-L-threonylcarbamoyladenosine(37)-C(2))-methylthiotransferase MtaB produces the protein MKIYIKTFGCRTNIYDSELIKSYIKDNEIINDELNADMIIINSCTVTNQADQGLKQYIRHIKNHNPNTKFILTGCAAASIGKSLYDSKIVDGVMGASLKSNVNKFILNPKEFDLGNLKFIDEKIVSNYENHTKAFVKIQEGCDFACSYCIIPSVRGKARSLESKQIITQIKTLANNGYKEVVLTGTNIGSYGKDIDFSLAKLLKEISKIGIKRVRLGSIEPVQIDDEFKELLDEDFLERHLHIALQHTNEYMLKLMQRRNKAYKDLELFEFLASKGYALGTDYIVAHPGESDEVWADAINNFKKFPITHLHAFIYSKRDGTRSVELAKTLGEIDKNTAKARLYEIKEITKMKNYEFRKQQKDLLVLVEQFKDGFYQGYDQFFNLVKIKSDKDLLKTWINIKDYEVQIDKTTAIY, from the coding sequence ATGAAAATATATATTAAAACTTTTGGTTGTAGAACCAATATTTATGATAGCGAACTTATTAAAAGCTATATAAAAGATAACGAAATAATAAACGATGAATTAAACGCTGATATGATAATTATTAATTCATGCACCGTTACAAATCAAGCCGATCAAGGCTTAAAACAATACATAAGACATATAAAAAACCATAATCCAAATACGAAATTTATTTTAACAGGCTGTGCAGCAGCTAGCATTGGTAAAAGCTTATATGATAGTAAGATTGTAGATGGTGTAATGGGTGCATCACTTAAATCAAATGTAAATAAATTCATATTAAATCCAAAGGAATTTGATTTAGGAAATTTAAAATTCATTGATGAAAAAATCGTTAGTAATTATGAAAATCACACAAAGGCATTTGTAAAAATTCAAGAAGGTTGCGATTTTGCATGTAGCTATTGCATAATCCCTAGTGTGCGTGGCAAAGCAAGAAGTCTTGAAAGTAAGCAAATCATAACTCAGATAAAAACACTAGCTAATAATGGTTATAAAGAAGTAGTTTTAACGGGCACAAATATAGGAAGCTATGGCAAGGATATTGATTTTTCTTTAGCAAAATTATTAAAAGAAATTAGCAAAATAGGTATAAAAAGAGTTCGCTTAGGAAGTATTGAGCCGGTTCAAATTGATGATGAGTTTAAAGAGCTTTTAGATGAAGATTTTTTAGAGCGTCATCTTCATATTGCCTTGCAACACACAAATGAATATATGCTAAAACTTATGCAAAGAAGAAATAAAGCTTATAAAGATTTAGAATTATTTGAATTTTTAGCATCTAAAGGCTATGCTTTAGGGACTGATTATATAGTAGCTCATCCAGGCGAAAGTGATGAGGTATGGGCTGATGCTATAAATAATTTTAAGAAATTTCCTATCACTCATCTTCATGCTTTTATTTATTCTAAAAGAGATGGCACAAGAAGTGTAGAATTGGCAAAAACCTTAGGTGAAATAGACAAAAATACAGCAAAAGCAAGGCTTTATGAGATTAAAGAAATTACTAAAATGAAAAATTATGAGTTTAGAAAACAACAAAAAGATTTATTAGTTTTAGTAGAACAATTTAAAGACGGATTTTATCAAGGATATGATCAGTTTTTTAATCTAGTAAAAATTAAATCAGATAAAGATTTATTAAAAACTTGGATAAATATAAAAGATTACGAGGTTCAAATTGACAAAACAACAGCCATTTACTAA